Genomic DNA from Budorcas taxicolor isolate Tak-1 chromosome 5, Takin1.1, whole genome shotgun sequence:
AAGCTGGATGAGAAATCCAAGAAACTAATGGAACTTCATCGCCAGAACCTGAATCTCCAAGAAGTTCTGAAAGAGGCAGCAAACTATTCAGGTATGAGGGAGAGAGGGGGTCAAGAGAGACAGTAGAAGCTTATCTGTAAATCTTAACCTTTCTGTTGAAATGTCCCAAGGACAATATTGGTGTATGGATGCATCtatcatttttcattcttcaGATCCTACATTAAAGGTCCTCTATTTTTGTCATCCTTGCTCtggagagtgaagttgctcagtcgtgtccaactttttgtgatcccatggactgtagcccaccaggctcctctgtccatggaattttccaggcaagagtactggagtgggttgccacttccttctccaggggatctttcagatccaggaattgaacccaggtctcctgcatttcaggcagacgctttaccctctgagccaccagggaagcccctatcccATGTCATCCTCATTCTATCACATGTCAAATTCTTGAGATTATCTGATTCAATCAACCACACTTTCTGGTGGGTTTAAGCTTTCCTTCCTCACAAgagccttctctttctttctaagattttaattttgagatTTTCTGGCAGAATCCTCCCACTTCTTTGTACAGGTTCTCATCTCTTTCCATTCCAATGTATCGTAATCACTGATTTCTTTTCCCAAGTGGTCTCCTTTGTCCTGGGGATTCCCAGCTCTTCATTAGCTTTATTCTATGGGACTGTTTCTTAAAGTATACAACTACATCAACATTAGTTGAGTCAATAGAGGTGAGCTGGCTTGTAAGTGTTAAGTAGATACTTCAAATCAGATAAAAATGTGAGGGACCCAGGAAGTCAGTGCATATGAGAAGAACTGAGTTGATCTCAGTCGACTAAGTGAACTAAGAATCTAGGAGGCAGGTAGAAATAGTAGCATCTGTAACAAGGAGAGGATAATGTGAACTCTGATAATACAGAACTGATCCATACGTACTATTTAGTTTTTCAACAGTGTGTAATTAAATCAGGTATGTGCTTTTAGTCATAGGGAGCATTAGAAAGTGCAAAATGGAGTTACTTTTGGTAGTACCTTGCTTTCTTGGTGGGGCGCCTGAGAATATTATTCTTGACAATAGCACCTAACTGCCACTTAGTAAACAGAGATTTCTCTAGCTTCGTGCTTGTACAGCTCATGGTCTCAACCATGTAAGTTTGTTGACTAAAGATTACATAGTAACAGTTTACAGATACCCATGCATTTATTTTGTAGATCAAAAAGTTGAAACACAGGTAAGTTTAATGATAAGTAGTTTCATGTAAACTTTTGCAGTTTACAAATACCTTCagtatgtatgtgctcagttatgcccgactctttgcgaccctatgggctttaacccaccagggtcctctgtccgtggatttctccaggcaagaacactggagtgagtagccatttcctcctccaggagatcttcccaacccaggaattaaacccatatctcctgcattggcaggcaggtggattctttaccactgtgctacctggagGCCCTCAgtatgtacagttcagttcagctcagtcgctcagtcgtgtccgactccttgcgaccccatgaatcgcagcacgccaggcctccctgtccatcaccaactcccggagtccacccaaacccatgtccatcgagtcagtgatgccatccagccatctcatcctctgtcgtccccttctcctcctgcccctaatccttcccagcattagggtcttttccaatgagtcaactctttgcatgaggtggccaaagtattggagtttcagcttcaacatcagttcttccaatgaacaccaggactgatttcctttaggatggacaggttggatctccttgcagtccaagggactctcaagagtcttctccaacaccacagttcaaaagcatcaattctttggcactcagctttcttcacagtccaactctcacatccatacatgactactggaaaaaacatagccttgactagatggacctttgttggcaaagtaatgtctctgcttttgaatatgctatctaggttggtcataactttccttccaaggagcaggtgtctttcaatttcatggctgcagtcaccatctgcagtgattttggagcccagaaaaataaagtctgacactgtttccactgtttccccatctatttcccatgaagtgatgggaccagatgctctgatcttagttttttgaatgttgagctttaagccaaatttttcactctcctctttcactttcatcaagaggctttttagctcctctttactttctaccataagggtggtgtcatctgcatatctgaggttattgatatttctcccagcaatcttgattccagcttgtgcttcttccaccagggttatttaaatttccaaaataagCAGAAATTTTTAGACAagctgatttttttaagtaagtgTCAATTGTATATTGAATCTCTTTAAGGAAAGAACAGCTGAGGAAATAAAACCATCTTAAATAACGCTTAAAGGAAGGAACCTAATATATCAAGGACAGGGATGTTTATATAAGCAGACATAGCTACATATCAAAAATGGTTTATTTCACAGGTGGGGCCATAAACTAGTCTTGTTTTTATCAGTCATATGGGATTAAAATTATGTCAGGACTGTTCAGAACCATCTTCCAGTGGTGCCAAGTTTAGACAACTAATCAAAAACACTAGATGATGTGTCTTTTGCTGGCAGACATGCTTTTCATCAAGCAGATTTGAGAAGATTctcaaaagcaacaacaaaatactaTGCAGAAAAATATGCCAGTTTTCTCAAGTTTGAGATAAGTTTTATCTTTCTTACTGACAAGTCTGTGATTCTCCATAAAAGTATGAAGAGGGCGAGATGCTGAGAAATTCCCGTATGTAGTTTGCTTGAGGTCAGCCGGCTAGAAAGATGCAGTGCCTTCCAAGTAACAGATATTTTAGCACTGGAATTAGTGGTGGTTCTCAGCTTTTAGTGTACATAATTGTCACCCAAGTAGCCTGTTAAAAGTGGCAAGTTCCAGATTTTCCTCGAAACACTGTATCAACATGTCTTGATAGGCACCAAGAAGTATTTCCTCAATCCATTCAAACTCAGGAGCTTGAGAGGTAATGTGAtataatgggggcttcccaggtggctcagtgtgtaaataatccacctgcaatacaggggtAGCTGGAGCCGCAgttgtatccctgggttgggaagatcccctggaggagtatatggcaatccactccagtattcttgcctggagaatcccatggacagaggagcctggcgagacgcagtgtcagacactactgaaatgactgaacacacacacatgggataTACTGATAAAACACATAGATGCTGGATTTAGACTGCCTAAGTTCAAATTctcattttctctgtctttcaaatgaagaaaatgaatgaacttaTACATActgttgttatgaggattaaatgagccaaTACATAAAAATTACTGCCAACCATTAATGGCACCTAGCAGTTTTtgtgtttgttaaataaaaaattattaaagaaatacagGTGGTTTGAATACATTATGAGAttcatctttttcactttttcatgacTTGGAAAACCTACCTAGACTTTTCTTTTAGTTCAAGAGAGCCAGTATTCTCTTTCCTTTAACATAGTAGGACAGGACTATGGAAACTGAGAAGAATCTTGCATTCTTTGCTTTCAGCCCCGTGTTCTGTATGTCCTCTTTCATTCACTTTCTCCTTTCGTACTTCAGTCCCCTTCTATTTTGTCCTCTCTGATAAAGCCTGTTCTTACAAAACTATTGGATGATTTTATGCCACAAAGTGAAATTGAAATGTTGCCTTTCTCAAGGATTTGAGTTTTGTATTTTTGGTCACAGCATAGAACAAAGGGCTTTGTTCCCTAGTAGAGAGGTTCCAAGTATTACTAACACACAGaagagatggtgatgatggtaatgaagaaaggaagaaaggggaagggtgagagggagaaaaaggtgaggggaagtgagagaaagagggaaaggaggagaaggaattGGGGAGTGTTTAAAATATCTGTAAACACATagacaggtttccctggtggcccagacagtaaagagtctgcttgcaatgcaggagacctgggttcgatccctgggtcaggaagttcccctggagaaggaaatggcagcctactccagtattcttgcttagaaaatcccatggacagacgagcctggcaagctacagcccatgcagtcacaaagagtcagacatgactgagcgactaacacacacagacacacagacactgtcaTGTTTTTGCCTGTCGCCTAAGCCCCGAGGTTTTTGGACTTCCTGGGAGTTTTGCTGCTGAAAACTCTCTACCTACTGAAATCTTGTTGAAATGAAGATGCCCACTAGCCTCCATATACTTTCTCCCTAAAGCAGCTCTGTCCAAAAGAAAATACAGGGGATACCACACATGCAACATTAAAGCTTCTattattctataaaatattacagaaaaaaacttgaacaaactttttggccaccccAATAGGAGccacatgaaaaatgaaaaagaaacagatgaaattaattttagtgacatattttatttcattcaatatACTTGAAATATTATTGCAAAACTAATCAGTATAAATATTATTCCTgcaatattttacattcttttttcatactaaattttcaaaattaggtGTATTTTATACTTACTGCAAATCTCAATGCAGATGAGCCATGACTCAAGTACTCAAAAGCCACATAGGGCTACCTATCCAGAGGTAAGAATTACAGGATCTAAGCCTAAATCTGTTATTCAAAGagctgaagttttaaaatatataagcacaTATTTTAGTAACAGAATAGCTACTAAATATTCATCCCCTCTCATTTCCATAGTtccaaacataattttttaaaaaaagatcagtaTCTAATATTACATCCCAGCTCAAGCCTtgctttttaatttagttttctaaaatcagaatgcatttttttttctccaaaaaaaaaaaaaaaaaaaggaaaaataaagactctAGGCTATTTAGGAATTTGCAGAGTCTGGGTGTAATTCTGACTAAGAAGAGATGGCATGCATGTGTGAGTCCTGAGAGGTGAACTGAGTTAAGAATTGTAGAAATATTAATATCTTTTCTCAGGCATAACTCACTGATTAGATATACTATATTTCCAAGGTCCTTGTCCCCAAGACTGGCTCTGGCATGAAGAAAACTGTTACCagttttcctctgtctcttttaaTTGGGAAAAAAGCCAGGAGAACTGCTTGTCTTTGGACGCCCACTTGCTGAAGATTAATAGCACAGATGAACTGGTGAGTGTAATGGATGTGTGGGATGTGTCGGGCtggattactgggtcataggTAAGTAGATCTGGTTTAGACCCTCAGTAGAGGAGTGCTTGCTTAAGAATCAGAATACATACATGATTTCTAGCCTTGTGTGGCCACTGGATATGTGTGTGACCTTGGATGGACAGGTTACTAAGTATTTCTAGGCTCCACTAGACTTCGCTGTAAAGCCATGGAGAGGATGTCAAAGTTCTCTTTGAGTTCTTTAGTTTTGTGAATCTAATATAAAAAGTCCACATCCACTCATTCATCAACACAGAAATGTTACTCCCCACAGAAATTCATCCAGCAAATGATTGCCCATTCCAGTTTCCCCTTCTGGACGGGGTTGTCAATGAGGAAACCCAGCTACTCGTGGCTTTGGGAAGATGATACTCCTTTGATGTCTCACTTGTAAGTTTGTTGctcttttttagttttgtttatttatttttatttttgtcgcTTTGCgtaggctttccctagttgccgCGGGCATGGGCTGCTCCCCCGTGTGatacgtgggcttctcactgcagtggcttctcttgttgccaggCATGGGTCCTAGGGggatgggcttcagtaattgtggctcttgggctgtagagcacaggctcagtagctgtggcacatgggcttagttgctccaagacatatgggatctttccagaccagggatcgaacctgtgtcccctgcattggcaagcagattcttatccactgaacaACCAGGGTAGTCTGTAAGTTTCTTATTCTTCACTGAACCTACTAGTGAAGTTACTGCTGCATTCCATGCAGTGTCCTCTTCTTGCTGGAAAGAATCTTGGGGAATTTCCGAATCTCTCTCTCCAACTCTCTCACACAGCAACTTGCCCATTTACCCATTCGGATCTTCTCTTACCTTTTCCTTCTCACATTTATTACTGACTTGAAGCTTTAAGACAAGGTGGCAGTAaatctaatttttctctttttttcctccctgcttGCAGGTTTAGAATTCAGGGAGCTGTTTCCCATATGTATCCTTCAGGGACCTGTGCGTATATTCAAAGGGGAACTGTTTTTGCTGAAAACTGTATTTTAACTGCATTCAGTATATGTCAAAAGAAGGCGAATATATTGAGAGCACAGTGAATTTGAAGGATctggaggaaaagaaggagaagacCTTTGAATTCTCTTCTGGAGTTTAAGCTATACTTCGTCACTTAGGTGTAAACCATAAGAGCCTCGGGAACTGCCTGCTATTAGTTGAGTGCAGAACTCCTTAGCAGAGACTGGCCCAGCTGCCTGGCACCTTGATAGCAAAAGTTGTAATTCCCTCTGTATATTTTTCCCTAACTTGTTCCAAGTCCTCCCCTGCTGGACTTCAGAGAAGTCAAttttcctgtttccattgtttctaagaatttgttgcctaactcaaggtcacacagcatttttctcatttttgtcctatgctttcttctagacATTGTAGAGTTTCAGATTTTTCATGGAAATCTAGAacttattttaggttaatttttAAGTGACATATGGATatatggaagttttttttttttttttttttggcttgtgggGATTCAATTGTTTTtgcaacatttgttgaaaagactattcttccTTCACTACATTGCCTTTGCACTTTTGTCCACAATTTTTCATACATGgctgggtctatttctggactttctattcctttccattgatttatttattattcttggCTTACAACAGCACCTTGATATTTTGAATTCTATGGTTCTTTAATATATCTTGAAATCACATGGTAGTAGTTATtcattgttattcttttttagaGTTGTTTGGTTAATCTATGCTTTTGTATTTCTGTCTTAAATTGGCTTGtccatttctaaaaaaaaaaaaacttgacattTTGAATTGCACTGAATCCATAcataaatttggggaaaattgaattcttaaaaatattgatttgttCAACTCATGAAAAAGGTGTATTGCTCTATTTAGGTATTCCTTATGTTCTTTAAGCAAtgctttttaatgttctttgtGTAGATGTTGTTAGATTGTCATCAtgtatttcacattttttatgCTACTGTAGATGGTATTGTTATCATTTGTAGTTCTTATTTTCAAAGCCTTCTGCTAGTATGTAGAATTATAATAAAGtttcatattaatattatatcCTGAAACCTTGATTAACTCACTTATTTCTTCTAGTAAGTTTTTTCTGTGTGTATTTCAttagattttctatatatataatcatgttatttgaaaaaaaatacttttatatttttcctttctggatgatttctttttcttttccttgcctgaTTTCATGGACTAGAATATCTAGTAAAATATTGAATAAGAATGGTGAGAGTACatatctttattttgttcttgATTTTGGGAATAAGTCATTCAGTGTTATACTATTAAATATGGTGCCGTGTATTTTTCACAAATGAAATTAACcagtttgaagaattttccttttatttctataataCTGAGAGGTTTTATTAAGAATGAGTATTGATTTGtcttgagaagaaaatggtaacctactctagaattcttgcctggaaaattccatggacagagaagcctggtgggctacagtccaaggaatcacagagttggacatgactgagagactaacacattgATTTGTCTAATATTTTTCCTACATCTATTGATACCattatatagttttcttttttttttctaacaagaTAAATTACACTGTATAATTATACAAGGctggagttggtgagggacagggaggcctggcgtgctgcgattcatggggtcgcaaagagtcggacatgactgagcgactgaactgaactgcactgaactgaagccatATTTCGATTCTTGGGATTAAAATTATTCTTGGGGTTAAAATTATCACTTCAATATATCACCAAATTTTAGATCCACTAAAGTTTGGCTTAGGATTTCTGCAACTACGTTTTTGAAGGATACTGATATGTAAATTTTTTTCGTGTAATGGCTTTGTCAGGTTTAGGCTTCAGAGAAGTACTCCTTCATGTcaatttttggaaaattttgtgTAAAATTGGTACTATTTGTTTACTTAGTGTTTGAAGCAATTTACCATTAAAGTCATCTGGgcaaaaatttttctttgttttataagaTTTTTAACTACTTACAGTTAAACAGTCCGTTTCTTTAATCGATGCAGCactatttgaattatttattcttttttttttacaaacttgtctcttttatttttattttttttaagttgaaatttgcatttttatttttatttttttattttttttaatttttatttttactttattttactttacaatactggcTTTGGTGGCTCtgtcttttgaggaatttgtccatttcatctaagtttctattttttttttttctgtttttggcctaacatttttctttatattttcttattattttaatatttctagagTCTGTAGTGATGCTACCTCTCTCATTTCTGACATTGTTTACTTGTGCCTCCccctacctttaaaaaaaaaaaaatcagtttggcTCTATAATGTTTGCTTTGAAATCTATTTGAATGAAACAAATACAGGCAATTCTGGTTTTCTATGATTAATGTAAACCTTGTGCatcttttcccattcttttactttttaatttatttttggttgcactggattttcattgctgcatgtgggctttcacTAGCTGCAGCAACCAGAGGCTACTCTTCTTTGCGGTgcctggcttctcactgcagtgacttctcttactGCACAACATAAGCTTTAGTAGTTGCaggatgtgggctcagtagttgtggcacatgggcttagctgctccatggcacatgggtcttcctggaccagggagccaacctgtgtcccctgcattggcaggcggattctgatCCACTctaccaccagaaaagtccctattcttttacttttaatcattttttgtCTTTGTACTTAGAGTGTGTTTCTTTCAGGCGACAGAGAGTTAAGTCTTGCTATTTTATATACTTTGACAATTTCtgcctgtgtttgtgtgtttaaatGATTACATTTATTGTGACACTGATACAGTTAGATTTAAGTTTATCATCTGGATATCATCTTGACTTTTTTCAACTCATCTTTGCTGCCTTTCTCGCTTTCCTTGTCTACTTTGATGTTAATTAAATATTGCTCCAGAGTTAATgacgggatggagccaaagtgaaaacaacacctagttgtggatgtgactggtgacagaagcaaggtctgatgatataaacagcaatattgcatagcaacctagaatattaggtccatgaatcaaggcaaattggaagtggtcaaacaggagatggcaagagtgaatgtcaacattgtaggaatcagtgaattgaaatggactggaacgggtgaatttgactcagatgaccattatatctactactgtgggtgagaatcccttagaagaaatggagtgtagctatcatagtcaacaaaacggtccaaaatgcagtacttggatgcaatctcaaaaacgacagaataatctctgttcatttccaaggcaaaccatacaatatcacgacaatccaagtctacgccctgactagtaatgctaaagaagctgaagttgaaaggctctacgaagacctagaagaccttttaaaactaacacccaaaaaagatgtccttttcattataggggactggaatgcaaaagtaggaagtcaagaaacacctggagtaacaggcaaatttggccttggagtacagaatgaagcagggcaaaggctgatagcattttaccaagagaatgcactggtcacagtaaacaccctcttccaacaacacaagagaagactctacaaatggacatcaccagatggccaacaccgaaatcagattgattatattctttgcagccaaagaaggagaagctctatacattcaataaaaacaagaccaggagctgactgtggctcagatcatgaactccttattgcaaaattcagacttaaattgaaaaaagtggggaaaactactagagccttcaggtatgacctaaatcaaatcccctatgattatacagtggaagtgagaaatagatttaaggggctagatctgatagacagagtgcctcatgaattatggatggaggttcatgacattctacaggagacagggatcaagaccatccccaagaaaaagaaatgcaaaaaagcaaaatggctgtctaaggaggccttacaaatagctgtgaaaagaagagaagccaaaagcaaaggagaaaaggaaagatatacgcatttgaatgcagagttccaaagaatagcaaggagagatcagaaagtcttcctcagtgatcagtgcaaagaaatagaggaaaataatagaatgggaaagactagagatctcttcaagaaaattagagctaccacaggaacatttcatgcaaagatgagctcaataaaggacagaaatggtatatacctcacaaaagcagaagatattaaaaagaggtggcaagaatacacagaactgtacaaaagagatcttcatgacccagataatcatgatgctgtgattagtcacctagagccagacatcctggaatgtgaagtcaagtgggccttaggaagcatcactaataacaaagctagtggagatgatggaattccagctgagctatttcaaagcctaaaagatgatgctgtgaaagtgctgcactaattatgttagcaaatttggaaaactccacagtggccaagggaatggaaaaggtcagttttcattctaatcccaacaaaggcaatgccaaagaatgctcaaactactacacaattgcactcatctcacatgctagaaaagtaatgctcaaaattctccaagccaggcttcagcaatatgtgaactgcgaacttccaaatgttcaagctggctttagaaaaggcagaggaacgagagatcaaattgccaacatccgctggatcatcagaaaagtgagaaagttccagaaaaacatctatttctgcttcattgactatgccaagcctttgactgtgtagaccaataaactgtggaaaattcagaaagagataggaataccagaccacctgacctgcttcttgagaaatctgtatgcaggtcagtaagcaacagttagaactggacatggaacaacagactggttccaaataggaaaaggagtatgtcgaggctgtatattgtcaccctgtttatttaacttatatgcagagtacatcatgagaaaccctggaggaatcacaagcaggaatcaagactgctgggagaaatatcaataacctcagatatgcagatgacaccacccttgtggtagaaagtgaagaagaactaaagatcctcttgatgacagtgaaagaggagagtgaaaaagttggcttaaagctcaacattcagaaaacaaagatcatggcttctggccccatcccttcatggcaaatagatggggaaacagtggaaacagtggctgactttatttgagggggctccaaaatcactgcagatggtgattgcagccatgaaattaaaatatgcttactccttggaagaaaagttatgaccaactagacagcatattaagaaacagagacactactttgccaacaaaggtccatctagtcaaggctatggttttttcagtagtcat
This window encodes:
- the OLR1 gene encoding oxidized low-density lipoprotein receptor 1, coding for MTVDDHKSMKDQLDQKPNGETAKGLRFVSSWKWYPAAVTLGVLCLGLLVTVILLILQLSQVSDLLKQQQANITHQENILEGQILAQRQSEKSSQESQKELEEMIETLAHKLDEKSKKLMELHRQNLNLQEVLKEAANYSGPCPQDWLWHEENCYQFSSVSFNWEKSQENCLSLDAHLLKINSTDELKFIQQMIAHSSFPFWTGLSMRKPSYSWLWEDDTPLMSHLFRIQGAVSHMYPSGTCAYIQRGTVFAENCILTAFSICQKKANILRAQ